Genomic window (Chionomys nivalis chromosome 7, mChiNiv1.1, whole genome shotgun sequence):
GGTCCCTGGTGAGGACTTCTTGGTTTCCCTGGCAGGCCCCAGCATAAGCAGATGGAAGAGATACCCACAAAATAGCCAGGAGCCCGAGGCAGGTGATCCAATTCAGTAGACAGAAAACGAGTTTCCCTGCTCCAGGTTCCCGACATGAAAGCCAAAGGAGAGGCTAGGGCTCAGTGAGAGCCAAGGTCCCTTGTGACATGATGCAAGTTGAAGGGACCCCCTTTCCCTGGCTCCACTTTCAGAAGTGACTGGCTGTCTTCCAGCTGGGAAGCCGAACTCAGAGCCTTTGTTTACAGACCTATGGTCCCAAGATGAGCTGGGTGGTTTGCACCTATGATCTAAGTacctaggaggtagaggcaaggagCATCGGTAACAAAGATTGTTCCCAGCTACCCTACATGAAACcgggtcttgaaaaacaaaatcagatgTCTTAGCAGGAAAACACGTCTACTGCCAACCAAGCCTGACAAACTGAGCTCCGTATCTGGAGCCCACATGGTAGAGAACCAGTTGTAAAAGCTGTCCTTGGACTTCCACAGGTGCAACGTGGCACGTGCGCACcccacgcatacacacatatagacaccaacaacaaccacaaaaactaATTTCTTAAAAAAGGTCccaatggccgggcggtggtggcgcacgcctttaatcccagtactggggaggcagaggcaggcggatctctatgagttcgaagccagcctggtctacaagagctagttccaggacaggctccaaagctctgACAAATGGACCCTGATCTGAGACAAGGTTAGGCACGAGAGGCTTCCCAGGGCAAAAGTGGTGACTCCGGGACACCTGAGAGAACCAAGAGCTGCCGATCCTCGGAGATCGGCTCAAGCACTGGGCAGACAGAGCGACAGGCCACAGCTTGAAATCCAGGGCCTTTAATCTGCAGCTAGAGAGCTTGCCCTTCTCCTCCCCTGTTACCATGTCCCACCTGGTGCCAGCACTGGCACCTTACAGCTTCCCGCCCTCACCCTTGTCCATCCCACTGGCGAGGACACATTGTCTTCCCAGGACCCTAGCACCAGCGAGGACTGACCCAGCTTCCCTGGGTGTTCTCCCTGCTCGCTCACTCTCTGGCTTCTAAGTGGGAGCAGATGGGGGTGCAGTGAGCGcccctgctgctgccgccgccccCAGCATGAGCATGGCCAGAGCCTTGGTTCCGGTGGTGTGGATCTTCTCATGCCGGTGCAGGTTGGAGCGACGGCTGAAGCTCTTGCCGCAGAGTGGGCAGGAATAGGGCCGCACACCGCGGTGGGTGCGCTGGTGGGCAGTGAGGTGGGAGCTGTGGCTGAAGCTCTTGCCGCAGTCGAGGCAGTGGTATGGCTTCTCGCCCGTGTGCGTGCGATTGTGCGCGATGAGGTTGGAGCGCTGGCTGAAGCACTTGCCGCACTCCGGGCACGGGTAGGGCTTGATGCCGGTGTGGGTGCGCTGGTGTGTGACCAGAGCAGAGCTCTGAGTGAAGCACTTGCCACAGATAGGGCACTTGTGCGGCTTGGCGCCGGTGTGCGTGCCCTGGTGTGTGACTAGGTCCGAGCGGCGGGTGAAGCGCTTGGCGCAATGGTCGCACACGTAGGGTTTCTCACCGGTGTGGATACGCTGGTGTTGGATCAGTGTGGAGTGGTGGCTGAAGCTCTTCCAACACGAGGGGCAGGTGTAGGGCTTCTCGCCCGTGTGGATGATCTGATGCTGGATGAGGTGTGAGCTGCGGCCGAAGCGCTTGCCGCAGTCCGTGCAGGTATAGGGCTTCTCACCGGTGTGCGTGCGTCGGTGCGTCACCAGGTGCGAGTGCCAGCTGAAGCCCTTGCCGCACTGTGCGCATGTGTACATCTTCTTGCCTGTTTCACCGTCAGGGACCAGACCTTCCTCGCCACTTTCCAGGacacccttctcctcctcctcactggGCTTCTCTGGACCGCCGTCCTCTGGGGTCTTGAGAGGGCATGTGTTGGGTGGGGATGGCTttggctgcctggcttctccaGCGTCTCTGGCCATCTTTGCATCCAGGCCACTAGCCACTTGCTGACCACACTGTGGCTCTTCCCCTGGAGCCCACCTGGCCCTGGTCCTTAAGGGTTTCTTATCCCCTAGGGTTGCCATGGCTAGGGTTGGTACCAACTTCCCCATTTCCACAGCTCCTGTAAAAAGACAGGACTGCCAGCTGGGAACAACCTTCTGGAGAGCCCGCGAGATGGGAAGGCAGAGCTAAAAACCCGGGAGCTAGATTCTGGGAGTCAGGAAAAGGCAAGGGGAAGCCATGGAACACCTCAAGACAAAAGCCACCCTCCAGCAGTAGAGAGATCTGGAAAGTCCTGCATCCACACCCACAAGGGGGAGCCCCAAAACCAGGAAGGCATTTGCTAAGGCCCTCACCTGAGCCAACGCCTCGCCTCTCCTCAGCTCCTGTTGGTCTGCTGGAACTTGCCACCTCGCCCTTCCCCTGAACTTGGGGGACCCAGAAAGGTCTGCTAAACGGAAACCCTGTCCAGAAAGAGAAGTATGCTTCTGTCCAGTCGTAGAATCACCCCCAAAACCACACTCCTCCCATCAtacccctctccagccccactggtcTCTGAGCAAAAAGGGGGAACAAGAGCCTTAGAAACCTAATGCAAAACAAAAGGCACCCACAAATTCCCTTTAGAGCCAGGCACGGATGCCGGcccctgggaggctgagggagggccCTGAGCTCAAGACCACCCAAAACTATACAGGTTTAGTGGCACGTCTGtggaattccagcacttaggaggtggagaaaggaaggttaggagtttaaggccatcctcagctacccTGAGGATAACGAGTTCAAGGCTACCACCTGCactataagagaccctgtctcaaaacaaaatttaaacaaatggataaataaatacatttattcttTTAGAAGCGCTGGAGTATGGCTGGGTGGTAAGGTACTtgcctgtgtggctgggtgacaggGTGCTTGCTTGTGTGGCTGAGTGACAGGGTGCTTGCTACCAGGGACACACTGTTGTGTCCCTGAGGAGTTTGGTGTAGTCAGTAAGAGCAGAGGGCTGTGACTCCCATACCTCAATGGAAGACAGGAATTTGTTAGGTCATTAGTTAGGGCCCACTTGAGTCTTAAGCTCCCTCTGATGTCCAGGGTTTGCTGGGACTTGTTGGTCTGGGCCCTGGGCAATGCTAACAATGGTAGTGAGCAAACCTGAGATAATTACAGGGGTGAGTGGGGTGGGTGATGTGCCCAGAATGGGTCTCAGGGCCTCCATCCAAGTCATCAACAGAACTGCCAAGGCCACGGGGCCTCCAGCTAAGCCTTTGTGAGGATCCAAGTTCCATCCTTAGCAACCACATTAAAAGCCACAGTGGCAAAAGCTTGTGGTCCTAATGATGGTGTTTGGATCCTGGAGCTCAATGGCTATCAGGCTTAGACAACtcggtgagttccagaccaatgaAAGACCCtctctcgggctggagagatggctcagaggttaagagcactggctgttcttctagaggtcctgagttcaattcccagtcagcaaccatatggtggctcacaaccatctgtaatgagatctggtgccctcttctggaaagtgtatatatgataaacaaataaatttaaaaaaaaaaaagaagaagaacacaaagaccctttctcagaaaaatcaaagtgagccaggcaatggtgacacactcctttaatcccagccctcgggagacaaaagcaaaagcaggcagatctttaagttcaaggccagcctggtctacagagtgagttccaggaaagccagagctacacagagaaaccctgtctcgaaaaaccaaaaaaaagaaaagaaaaaaaatcaaaaatcaaagtgGACAGCACTGAAATAGCGACACTCAAGGCTGACCTCTGGTTCtcgctcgctctcgctctctgacacacacacacacacacacacacacacacacactgcttaaGCTCAGGGATTCCACCTTAAGTAGTAAACTTGAGATAGCTacataatgaatgaatgacaatGAAGAGCTGTCAACTTCTGTCAAGATCGGTTTGGAACTGAGGAATCAAAAGCCTGGACTTAGATGCGAGCCCTCCCCACCCTGGAGGAGCCATCTTGCCCCATAGGTTCTCTGAAGCAGCGACAATGCTTCTAGCTTAAGGACCTGAGAGGCTGGCTGACGGCACATCCGGATGAGAGGCCATGTCTGA
Coding sequences:
- the Znf205 gene encoding zinc finger protein 205 isoform X1, with translation MPADSKSILPVESEERTHAVPGHGQCCGDMLSGQEETVPLGPSQESTHVKAEPEEPHPEGASLEDRALGTQGWMPWSPDSKEKALFLPSGVLPLPWIPVLSQARRTREQQVAAALLTAWSQMPVTFEDVALYLSREEWGRLDHTQQHFCRDALQEKSGLALGFPFSRPFWVPQVQGKGEVASSSRPTGAEERRGVGSGAVEMGKLVPTLAMATLGDKKPLRTRARWAPGEEPQCGQQVASGLDAKMARDAGEARQPKPSPPNTCPLKTPEDGGPEKPSEEEEKGVLESGEEGLVPDGETGKKMYTCAQCGKGFSWHSHLVTHRRTHTGEKPYTCTDCGKRFGRSSHLIQHQIIHTGEKPYTCPSCWKSFSHHSTLIQHQRIHTGEKPYVCDHCAKRFTRRSDLVTHQGTHTGAKPHKCPICGKCFTQSSALVTHQRTHTGIKPYPCPECGKCFSQRSNLIAHNRTHTGEKPYHCLDCGKSFSHSSHLTAHQRTHRGVRPYSCPLCGKSFSRRSNLHRHEKIHTTGTKALAMLMLGAAAAAGALTAPPSAPT
- the Znf205 gene encoding zinc finger protein 205 isoform X2, producing the protein MPADSKSILPVESEERTHAVPGHGQCCGDMLSGQEETVPLGPSQESTHVKAEPEEPHPEGASLEDRALGTQGWMPWSPDSKEKALFLPSGVLPLPWIPVLSQARRTREQQVAAALLTAWSQMPVTFEDVALYLSREEWGRLDHTQQHFCRDALQEKSGLALGFPFSRPFWVPQVQGKGEVASSSRPTGAEERRGVGSAVEMGKLVPTLAMATLGDKKPLRTRARWAPGEEPQCGQQVASGLDAKMARDAGEARQPKPSPPNTCPLKTPEDGGPEKPSEEEEKGVLESGEEGLVPDGETGKKMYTCAQCGKGFSWHSHLVTHRRTHTGEKPYTCTDCGKRFGRSSHLIQHQIIHTGEKPYTCPSCWKSFSHHSTLIQHQRIHTGEKPYVCDHCAKRFTRRSDLVTHQGTHTGAKPHKCPICGKCFTQSSALVTHQRTHTGIKPYPCPECGKCFSQRSNLIAHNRTHTGEKPYHCLDCGKSFSHSSHLTAHQRTHRGVRPYSCPLCGKSFSRRSNLHRHEKIHTTGTKALAMLMLGAAAAAGALTAPPSAPT